A section of the Acidimicrobiia bacterium genome encodes:
- a CDS encoding DEAD/DEAH box helicase — translation MALDRFSPAVREWFSTSFPAPTPAQEQGWPAIAAGDHTLILAPTGSGKTVAAFLWAIDRLATEPTPPDKQRTRVLYVSPLKALAVDVEKNLRAPLAGIRLAAERSGTRLSDVTVAMRTGDTPSPERQSLLRKPPDILITTPESLYLMLTSRARDTLRSVTTVIVDEIHAVAGTKRGAHLALSLERLEELTERAPQRIGLSATQRPLDEIARFLGGFGGDGAPRPVTVVDAGTRKPLDVEVVVPVEDMGALGTQLPPTEQPGGSAAAPPARASIWPHVHPRLLELILEHRTTLVFVNARRLAERLAAQLNELAGCGDGSGKPELVKAHHGSLAREQRLLIEDDLKAGRLRALVATSSLELGIDMGTVDLVVQVESPGSVARGLQRIGRAGHQVGEPSRGKVFPKYRGDLLEAAVVVRRMRDGAIEETRYPRNPVDVLAQQLVAACGLDEWDVDALYALVRRAANFADLSHDAFVAVLDLLAGRYPSDEFAELRPRIVWDRTAGVIRGREGARKLAVTNAGTI, via the coding sequence ATGGCGCTCGACCGGTTCTCGCCCGCCGTCCGCGAGTGGTTCTCGACCAGCTTCCCCGCGCCGACACCCGCGCAGGAGCAGGGCTGGCCCGCGATCGCGGCCGGCGATCACACGCTGATCCTCGCCCCGACGGGCTCGGGCAAGACGGTCGCGGCGTTCCTCTGGGCGATCGACCGGCTCGCCACCGAGCCGACGCCGCCCGACAAGCAGCGGACGCGGGTGCTCTACGTCTCGCCGCTGAAGGCGCTCGCGGTCGACGTGGAGAAGAACTTGCGCGCACCGCTCGCCGGGATCCGGCTCGCCGCGGAGCGCAGCGGGACGCGCCTGTCCGACGTGACCGTCGCGATGCGCACCGGGGACACGCCGTCGCCGGAGCGCCAGTCATTGCTCCGCAAGCCACCCGACATCCTGATCACGACGCCCGAGTCGCTCTACCTCATGCTGACGTCGCGCGCGCGCGACACGCTGCGCTCGGTCACGACCGTCATCGTCGACGAGATCCACGCGGTCGCGGGCACGAAGCGCGGCGCGCACCTCGCGCTCTCGCTCGAGCGACTCGAGGAGCTGACCGAACGGGCACCCCAGCGCATCGGTCTGTCCGCGACGCAACGCCCGCTCGACGAGATCGCCCGCTTCCTCGGCGGCTTCGGCGGTGACGGCGCGCCCCGTCCGGTCACCGTCGTCGACGCGGGAACGCGGAAGCCGCTCGACGTCGAGGTCGTCGTGCCCGTCGAGGACATGGGCGCGCTCGGCACGCAGCTGCCGCCGACCGAGCAGCCCGGCGGCTCGGCTGCTGCGCCACCGGCGCGGGCGAGCATCTGGCCACACGTCCATCCGCGTCTGCTCGAGCTGATCCTCGAGCACCGCACGACGCTCGTCTTCGTGAACGCGCGCCGTCTCGCGGAGCGGCTCGCCGCACAGCTCAACGAGCTCGCGGGGTGTGGTGACGGCTCCGGGAAGCCCGAGCTGGTGAAGGCGCACCACGGATCGCTCGCACGCGAGCAGCGGCTGCTGATCGAGGACGACCTGAAGGCAGGCCGCCTGCGCGCGCTCGTCGCGACGAGCTCGCTCGAGCTCGGCATCGACATGGGGACGGTCGACCTCGTCGTGCAGGTCGAGTCACCGGGCTCCGTCGCACGCGGGCTGCAGCGCATCGGTCGCGCGGGCCACCAGGTGGGCGAGCCGAGCCGCGGCAAGGTGTTCCCCAAGTACCGCGGCGACCTGCTCGAGGCCGCGGTCGTCGTCCGGCGCATGCGCGACGGCGCGATCGAGGAGACGCGCTACCCGCGCAACCCGGTCGACGTGCTCGCGCAGCAGCTCGTCGCCGCGTGCGGGCTCGACGAGTGGGACGTCGACGCGCTCTACGCGCTGGTGCGACGCGCGGCCAACTTCGCGGACCTGTCGCACGACGCGTTCGTCGCGGTGCTCGACCTGCTCGCCGGCCGTTACCCGTCCGACGAGTTCGCCGAGCTGCGGCCGCGGATCGTCTGGGATCGCACCGCCGGCGTGATCCGCGGCCGCGAGGGCGCGCGCAAGCTCGCCGTCACGAACGCCGGGACGATT